CTCAAATTGATTAATTTAAACTATTGTTTTATTTTATTTATGCATCGTAATACATGAAGAATTCATGTGGATGAGGCCTTTGTCTTAGTTGTTGTACCTCTTCGTATTTTATATCGATAAAGTTATCAATAAAATCTTCAGTAAATACTCCACCAGCTAGTAGATAATCCTTATCTGCTTTTAGCGCATTAAGTGAGTCATTTAGAGATGATGGTACTGTATCAATTTTTGCGAGTTCATCAGCTGGAAGTTCAAATAAATCTACATCTACTCCATCTCCAGGATCAATTTGATGTTTAATTCCATCAATACCAGCAAGCATCATTACAGAGAATGCTAAGTAAGGATTTGCAAGTGCGTCACCTGATCTGAATTCTAATCTTTTAGCTTTAGGGCTTGGTCCTGTTAAAGGTATTCTTACCGCAGCTGATCTATTACCCTCAGAATAAACTAGATTTACAGGTGCTTCGAATCCTGGAACCAATCGTTTATAACTATTAGTGGTTGGGTTAGTAAATGCTAAGAATGATGGTGCATGTTTAAGTATGCCTCCGATGTACCATCTTGCTGTTTGAGATAAATTTGCATATGACCCTTCACCAAAGAATAGTGGCTGTCCACTCTTCCATAAACTTTGGTGAACATGCATTCCTGTTCCGTTGTCGTTAAAAACAGGTTTGGGCATAAATGTTGCTGTTTTTCCATATTTTTTTGCAACATTTCTGACAACGTATTTATAAGTCATAACGTTATCAGCAGCATTTATTAACGAATCAAATTTCATTCCAAGCTCGTGTTGGCCGGCACCAGCAACTTCATGGTGATGTTTTTCAGTAGGGATACCTAATTCACCCATAAGAAGAAGCATCTCAGATCTGATATCTTGCGCAGTATCATTTGGAGCTACTGGAAAATATCCTTCTTTATATTGTATTTTGTATCCTAGGTTTCCCCCTTCTTCAATTCTGCCTGTATTCCATGGAGCTTCAATAGTATCTACACTATAAAAACAACCTCCTTCTTTAGAGTCATATCTAACATCATCAAATAAAAAGAATTCTGGTTCTGGTCCAAAAAATGCATTATCTGCTATACCAGTCGAATCTAAATATTTTAATGCCTTTTGAGCTAAAGCTCTTGGACACCTATCATAAGGTTCGCCGCTTCTTGGCTCTTGAATAGAGCAAATCATACTTAGAGTTTTATGCTTATAAAAAGGATCTATCCATGCTGTACTTGCATCTGGAACCATTGACATGTCGGAGGCGTTAATTGCTTTCCAACCTCTTATTGATGAACCATCAAATGCTAGACCTTCTGTAAATGATTCCTCTTCTATCATGTCTGATGTAAGAGTTAAATGTTGCCATTTACCATGGATGTCAGTAAATTTTAAATCGATGAGTTCAATTCCTTCATCTTTAATTTGACTTAAAACATCTTGTGGAGACTTAGACATAACTTATAAAATACCTTCTATGAAATTAATTACTTGATGATTCTTAATATGTATCAACCGTAACCTTTTTCAACACTTAACGTCTTCTTTCAGTGTTTCAAGTCATAACTTTAATAATTATTTACCTAATTATTTAAATTGAATTAATTTCTTTAAATAAATATCGCTTAAGCGACGATATTGGTCTAATTTAAATGTAATTGAAATGTAATGCTTTGACGGAAGCAAAACTTATTCCTGCTTTAAATAAAGAGAATTTATCTCATTTCTCAAAGACTTATGTTCCATCTAGACTTTTATTAGGTCCTGGACCTTCAAATGCTCATCCAGAAGTCTTAAGCGCTCTTTCTTTGAATCCTATTGGTCATTTAGATGAAGCATATATCTCATTGATGTCCGATGTACAGCAACTTTTAAGGTATACATGGCAGTGCAATAATCGTCTTACACTTCCAATGAGTGGTACTGGTAGTGCTGCAATGGAAGCTTCAATAGCCAATTTTATTGAAGAAGGAGAAAAAATTTTGATTGCTAAAAAAGGATATTTTGGGGACAGATTAGTTGATATGGCAACTAGATATAAAGCTCATGTTTCCGTTATGGAAAAACCATGGGGTGAGGCTTTTACATACGAGGAAATTGAATATGAAATAGAAACTAAAAAACCTACCATTTTCGCTATTGTTCATGCCGAAACATCTAGTGGAGTTTTACAACCTCTTAAGGGTATTGGCGATATATGTAGAAAAAATAACTGCTTGTTTTTAGTTGATGCAGTTACTTCACTTGGCGCTTTAGAATTATTGATAGACGAATGGAAAATTGATCTAGCATACAGTTGTAGTCAAAAGGGATTAAGTTGTCCCCCAGGATTAAGTCCTTTTACAATGAATAAAAGAGCTGAAGAAAAACTAAGTTCAAGAAAAACAAAAGTACCTAACTGGTATTTAGATTTATCATTATTAAATAAATATTGGGGTTCTGATCGTGTTTACCACCATACTGCGCCAGTAAATATGAATTTTGCTATTCGTGAAGGTTTACGATTAATTGCGAATGAGGGATTAGAAAATGTTTGGAATAGACATAATACTAATGCAAGGAAGTTGTGGAATGGTTTAGAAAGTCTTGGAATGGAATTACATGTATCAGAGGATTATAGATTGCCAACTTTAACCACAGTTAAAATACCTCCAGCTGTTGATGGGGATGGTTTTAGAAATCATCTCTTAAGAAACTTCGGAATTGAAATAGGAAATGGACTTGGAGAATTATCTGGTAAGGTTTGGCGTGTAGGGCTAATGGGTTTTAATTCATGTGAGGAGAATGTTGACAGATTATTAAACCTATTTGATACTGAGCTAAAGAAATTTTCTATTTTTGAGTCCTCAACTTTTTGAACCAGGTTTGTAAAATTTGACTGCATTCATCTTCTAAGATACCTCCAATTATTTCCATTTTGTGATGAGCACTTTCATGCTTTGATAGGTCAATTGAGCCACCTAATCCACCTCTTTTCTTGTCGTAAGCCCCGAAAATAACCTTACCCATCCTCGCTTGTATAATGGCAGAGGAACACATAGTACAAGGTTCTAAATTTGTGATAATAGTACATTCATTAAATCTCCAATCATTTTTTATTAAAGATGCCTGCCTAAGAGCCATTATCTCAGCATGACCTAATGGGTCTTTATTTATATTTCTCCTGTTAACCCCTCTCCCTATACATCTTCCTCTCTCGTCTAAAATTATTGAACAGATTGGTAACTCAACTTTTCCAATTTCTTTGGATCTTCTTAATATCGAATTCATCCACGAAGTATATTTTGAATTAGTTGTTTTTTTTTGTGGTTCTTGATTACTATTTCCATTTTCAAAAATATATCTCATTTACCAAGATTGAGAATAGAATTATTAATAGATATCTTATCTGATGGCTGAAGATTTAATTAATAATAAAGATATATATTTCCCCTCAAATTTAGGGACTAATGACAAATTGATTACTCTTCTAAATAGAGCAAGCCTAACGCTTTGTGACTGGTTCTCTAAAGCTGATAAAAATGGTCCTTTACCTTTTGATGAGAGTTTCAATTGTATTATGCCTGCTGAAGATGGTAACTCTGAGGAAGATTTGTTTTCTGATATTGAATCTCTTTTGAATAATTCATTTAATCCCGTTCATCCTGGCTCACTAGCTCACCTTGATCCCCCACCTTTAATTTATTCTATTTTGGGAGATTTAATTGCTGCTGGTTTAAATAATAATCTTCTCGCTTACGAGTTATCACCAAGTGTAACGTTGCTTGAGGAATCATTGTGCAAATGGTTTGCCAAGAAAATAGGTTTTAATGATTTATCAGGAGGTATAGCTGCTAGCGGAGGTACATTAAGTAATCTGAATGCACTTATTGCAGCTAGAAATAATGCTGGATTAGGTTCAGATCCCAATTCTGTATTACTTGTTAGTGAAGATGCTCATTCATCTTTCATTAAATGTATAAGAGTAATGGGTCTTGATACTAGGAATCTTGTCAGGATTAAAACTGATTATCAAGGTCGAATGGATATAAACGATCTGAGAAACTCTTTAGATAATTGTTCAATAGAAAATAAAAAAATATTTGCTATTGTTGCCACCCTTGGGACAACTGTAAGAGGAGCCATTGATCCTATTAAAGAAATAAGTGAAATCTGTAAAAAAAGAAACATATGGTTACATATTGATGGTTCAATTGGAGGTGTTTTTGCTATAACTTCTATTCCAATAGAAGGTCTAAATAATATTAATCAGGCTAATTCGATAACTATAAATCCACAAAAAATTATTGGCATTACAAAGACTTCATCTTTGTTATTGGTTTCAAATATGAGTACTTTAGAAAATACTTTTAATACTGGACTACCATACATATCATCTAAAGAAAACATTATAAATAGAGGAGAAATAGGTATACAAGGTTCTAGACCTGCAGAGGTTATCAAACTATGGCTTGGGTTACGTTTTTTAGGTCTCAAAGGAATAGAAAATATATTAAAATCATCAATTAAAAGAAAAGATTTTTTTGTAAAAAATATTAGTAAAAATAAATTTGATATATATTCAGGTCCTCTTCATATTGTTTCATTCTTACCAAATAAACTTGAGCCAAAAGACTCTGATGCATGGACTCAAACTAAACTTAATGAACTAATTAACAATAATTTTATGCTTTCTAGACCAAAATTCAAAGGTAAATATTTTTTACGGGTTGTCATGGGAAATTACAATACAAAGGATTCTGATATTGAAGAACTTTTGAGACTTCTTGATGCTTAACTAATGAATATGGGAAGACCAAAAATTATTGCAATACTAACAGGGTTTATCTCTATAGCTATTTGCATTGCTTATTTACTGTTAATAACTATCTTTGATTTCAGAACTTATCTAAATGATCAATTATCCAATATTAATTAGTAAATGGAGGCAAACTTTTATTTGATTTAAAATATTTTTTCATTTCAATTTTTGAAATAGCTTCTTTTACGAAATTATTTAAAATATCCTCTCTTTTACTTATTCTATAGATCTTATCTACTACTTCTTGAATTCCTCCATCTCCCCAATCTTGACCATTTTTAAAATATTCAATCAAACTTAGTCCTACTATTCTTATTAACCAGCCTGCTGTAACTGATTGTATAGATTTAGATAATATTATTCTAGTCAAGCTTGTAGCTAAAGCAGGAGAAAGAATGGCGAGACCCCCTTTTAATATTCCTTGTTTAGCCAATGCGCTTAGCAATGAAGTCGCCAAATCTTTTGCATCTTTTTTTGTAAGCTTTATTTCATATATTTTTGATAAATCCATTATCATTTGAAGGTTTACGGAGGTAGTAGTAAGAAAATCAACAGCTGGTAGTGGATTAACTAGTATTACTCCTCCTGTTATCCACATATATTTATTAATCACTTTATTTGACATTAAATATCTTTGTTCTTGAACGAAATTTTTACTTTTAATACCTAACTTATTTGAGCGAAAAAGAATATTATCTGCCAATAACTCTTCACCATTATTATCGAGGGTTTCAATTATTTCTCTAAATAAACTTCCTACCTCTGGAACTAAATTTAAAGCATCTGATTTTGTATAGGGAGATTTTTGAGGTACAGCAATTGTTTGAACAACTGAAATTTTATTTTTTCTAGCGGATGTTATAGAAATTATATTTTCTTTGATAAGGATATTTTCATCTCTAGACCTCAAATCACATTTATTTAGAACTATTATTATTTTTTTTCTTAATTTTAATAATTCTTTAATTAAATAGTTTTCGTATTTATTTATGTCCTGATCTAACACAAAAAGAACTAAGTCAGAATTTGATGCTTGTATAATTGTTGCTTTTTCTCTTTCTTCTCCTTTTATAGATGGCTCGAATAAACCCGGAGTATCGACTATATTAATGTTTCTTTTTAAAATTGGTATACGAATTTTATAGCTATTAATTTGCTTTGTTGTACCAATTTTTGCTGAGGTTTGTCCGACAATATTTTTCAATAAAGATCTTGCTATAGATGTTTTTCCTGAGGAACCTGCTCCAAAAAGAGTAACTTTATAATCTCCTGTTTTTAATTGGGACTCTAGTTTATTTTTTTGGTAATTTAACAATTCAGCTTTTACTTTATCACTAATTTTTTTGTTAATTTTATCGACTCCTTCCAAACTTATCTTGGCAGCACCATATGTATTTTTGAATGAAAGTGTATTTTTTTTATTTTTATATATAACTTTATAAACTATTTTTTTAAATAATTTTTTATCAATATTATAAAAAGTATAAATAATTATAATTAAAAATAAAAGAGTATAAATATTTACTATTCTTACAAATATGGAAAATAAAATATAAAGAAATAATATCAATACTACATACTTTATATACTTTAATTTCAAGTAATTCATTTTATCGATTATTTTTAAAAATGTTATACAGTAAAATAAAGAAACCAATATTAATAGATATATCAGCAATATTAAATACTGGAAAATTTATAATATTTAAATTTATAAAATCAACTACAAAACCTCTATATATCCTATCTATACCATTACCAATAGTTCCCCCAAGAATAAAGCTATAAGAATATAAATCGAATAAGTTAAAAGTATTTTTCCTAAATATCAAATAAATAAGTAATATAGAAAAAAAAATACTTATTAAAGATAAAAATACTCTACTACCACTAAATATGTTAAATGCTGCTCCGTAATTTTTTACAAAGTCTAATTTGAATAAAAGAAAATCTTTATTAATAAATAAATTTTTATTATAAAACATTAAATATTTAGTAAATTGATCTATTAAAATAATAAAAATACTTAAAGATACAAAATATAATTTTGTTTTTATATTAATAATCATTATTTGCTACGTTTTAAACGTTCTATAGGTTTAGTAAGTAATAAAAGTGGAAAAAGCATTAAAAGATGATATCCAATTTTACCTAATGAGTATTTCCCTAAATTATATAAAAATAAATTGTATTGACTGTAGAATATAATTTGTATGAAATTGTAAAATATTCCAGTTAAATGCATAGCACCTATTGCTATAAATCCGTTTTTTAAAAAGTTTCCAACGTTTATTTTATTTCTATTATTTAAATTATCAATTATTTTGATTAATGGATATAAACCTAATAAATATCCAAAATTTGGAGTGAGTAAATAACCTGATGAACCACCTTGGTGAAAGACAGGAAGTATAAATAACCCCAAAATTATATATATAGAAAATGCTCTGAAAACAACTTTTTTATGGAATATAAGTGTTAATAAAATTATGGTCGGAATTTGCCATGTGATAGGTAACTCAAAGTTATTACTAGATTTATAGATAAAAGGTAGTGGAATATAAACAGGTAACATTGATGTTATTACTATTGATTGAAGACTCACCAGTATCTCAATTAATTTATAAAAATTGAGCATAATTATAAATTCTATTTATAAACTTCTCAATGCAACAATTGGATCTAATTTAGAAGCTCTTTTTGCAGGTAAAACGCCAAAGATTAAACCTATTGATCCTGAAATGATCATGGTGGAAAAAGTAGTTGTAATTCCTACTGATGCAGGAAGTGGTGTTAACAGAGATAAAAGAAAAACACCTGATAATCCTGTTGTTGTTCCAATTAACCCGCCAATTGTAGATAAAATCAATGCTTCAATCAAAAATTGAATTAATATATCTGACTGTTTAGCTCCTATTGCTTTTCTAAGTCCAATTTCTTCAGTCCTTTCACTTACAGAAACAAGCATAATATTCATTATTCCTATGCCGCCAACCACCAAAGATACTGCCCCAATACCAGCCAATAAAAACGTTAGCCCACTTGTTATATTGTTTACTATATTCAATGCATCTTCTTGTGATCTAACCGCAAAGTCATCATCTCTGATTATTTTATGTCTTTGTCTTAATAAGTTAGTAATCTGAAATTTAGCGGCACTAGTTGCATTTTTATCTATCGCTTCAACACTAATGAAGCTTAAACTTACTCCATATGTTGGGTCTTTCCCTGTAATCCTATTGACCATGGTGGTTAATGGAATATAAGCATTTTTGTCTTGATTACTTCCAAATACAGCACCTTTTGGTTTTAATATTCCAATAATTTCATAAGTATGATCTTTAATTCTGATTTTTTCCCCAAGTGATGAAGAATTATCATTGAAAAATTCGTCTTTAAGATCAGGACCTATTACTACATAACTTCTTGCACTATTAATATCACTCTTAGATATAAATCTTCCCTTATCAACCTCAAAGCTTCTTACTTCAAGAAATTCAGGAGTAACTCCTGCAATTGATATATTTAGACTTTTCGAATTTGACTGCACTATTTCGTTAGCAGAAATTTGAGGCGCAACTTTTTTAACTGTTGGGACTTGATTACTTATTGCTAGTGCATCTTCTAAAACAAGATTTTTAGGAAATGAAATACCTCTTCTTCTGGTGTCATTATTTCCAGGAACAATGAATAAAACATTCGCACCTAAATTACTTAATTGGTTTTTAGCTAATGTTTGAGCACCTCTTCCAAGCCCAACAAGTGTAATAACTGATGCATTTCCTATAATTATCCCCAGCATTGTTAACGAACTTCTCAATTTGTTCGAAACTAAAGTTTTTGTGGCCATGCCTAAGGCTTCTTTTATTGAGATATTCCTAGACATATTTATGTTTATCTAATGCATCATCATCTTCAATTTGCCCCATGTATATAACACCTTCATTTAGCTGCAGTGTAATAAGGTCGCCATTGCTGATTTCATGTTTATCCATATTTTCTAAATTACAAATTGTAGAAATCTTTTTATTATTTTTGTTAAACAAAGCATAAACATCATTTACATTTTGGTTAGTAACAATACCGGCAATATTTTTACTCAGTGGAATATTCTTCATTAATTCCTTCGGAACAAATAATATTTCTCCTGG
This window of the Prochlorococcus marinus XMU1410 genome carries:
- a CDS encoding pyridoxal phosphate-dependent decarboxylase family protein, whose protein sequence is MAEDLINNKDIYFPSNLGTNDKLITLLNRASLTLCDWFSKADKNGPLPFDESFNCIMPAEDGNSEEDLFSDIESLLNNSFNPVHPGSLAHLDPPPLIYSILGDLIAAGLNNNLLAYELSPSVTLLEESLCKWFAKKIGFNDLSGGIAASGGTLSNLNALIAARNNAGLGSDPNSVLLVSEDAHSSFIKCIRVMGLDTRNLVRIKTDYQGRMDINDLRNSLDNCSIENKKIFAIVATLGTTVRGAIDPIKEISEICKKRNIWLHIDGSIGGVFAITSIPIEGLNNINQANSITINPQKIIGITKTSSLLLVSNMSTLENTFNTGLPYISSKENIINRGEIGIQGSRPAEVIKLWLGLRFLGLKGIENILKSSIKRKDFFVKNISKNKFDIYSGPLHIVSFLPNKLEPKDSDAWTQTKLNELINNNFMLSRPKFKGKYFLRVVMGNYNTKDSDIEELLRLLDA
- a CDS encoding GTP-binding protein translates to MNYLKLKYIKYVVLILFLYILFSIFVRIVNIYTLLFLIIIIYTFYNIDKKLFKKIVYKVIYKNKKNTLSFKNTYGAAKISLEGVDKINKKISDKVKAELLNYQKNKLESQLKTGDYKVTLFGAGSSGKTSIARSLLKNIVGQTSAKIGTTKQINSYKIRIPILKRNINIVDTPGLFEPSIKGEEREKATIIQASNSDLVLFVLDQDINKYENYLIKELLKLRKKIIIVLNKCDLRSRDENILIKENIISITSARKNKISVVQTIAVPQKSPYTKSDALNLVPEVGSLFREIIETLDNNGEELLADNILFRSNKLGIKSKNFVQEQRYLMSNKVINKYMWITGGVILVNPLPAVDFLTTTSVNLQMIMDLSKIYEIKLTKKDAKDLATSLLSALAKQGILKGGLAILSPALATSLTRIILSKSIQSVTAGWLIRIVGLSLIEYFKNGQDWGDGGIQEVVDKIYRISKREDILNNFVKEAISKIEMKKYFKSNKSLPPFTN
- a CDS encoding biotin transporter BioY → MLNFYKLIEILVSLQSIVITSMLPVYIPLPFIYKSSNNFELPITWQIPTIILLTLIFHKKVVFRAFSIYIILGLFILPVFHQGGSSGYLLTPNFGYLLGLYPLIKIIDNLNNRNKINVGNFLKNGFIAIGAMHLTGIFYNFIQIIFYSQYNLFLYNLGKYSLGKIGYHLLMLFPLLLLTKPIERLKRSK
- a CDS encoding pyridoxal-phosphate-dependent aminotransferase family protein, with protein sequence MTEAKLIPALNKENLSHFSKTYVPSRLLLGPGPSNAHPEVLSALSLNPIGHLDEAYISLMSDVQQLLRYTWQCNNRLTLPMSGTGSAAMEASIANFIEEGEKILIAKKGYFGDRLVDMATRYKAHVSVMEKPWGEAFTYEEIEYEIETKKPTIFAIVHAETSSGVLQPLKGIGDICRKNNCLFLVDAVTSLGALELLIDEWKIDLAYSCSQKGLSCPPGLSPFTMNKRAEEKLSSRKTKVPNWYLDLSLLNKYWGSDRVYHHTAPVNMNFAIREGLRLIANEGLENVWNRHNTNARKLWNGLESLGMELHVSEDYRLPTLTTVKIPPAVDGDGFRNHLLRNFGIEIGNGLGELSGKVWRVGLMGFNSCEENVDRLLNLFDTELKKFSIFESSTF
- a CDS encoding ABC transporter permease, with the protein product MSRNISIKEALGMATKTLVSNKLRSSLTMLGIIIGNASVITLVGLGRGAQTLAKNQLSNLGANVLFIVPGNNDTRRRGISFPKNLVLEDALAISNQVPTVKKVAPQISANEIVQSNSKSLNISIAGVTPEFLEVRSFEVDKGRFISKSDINSARSYVVIGPDLKDEFFNDNSSSLGEKIRIKDHTYEIIGILKPKGAVFGSNQDKNAYIPLTTMVNRITGKDPTYGVSLSFISVEAIDKNATSAAKFQITNLLRQRHKIIRDDDFAVRSQEDALNIVNNITSGLTFLLAGIGAVSLVVGGIGIMNIMLVSVSERTEEIGLRKAIGAKQSDILIQFLIEALILSTIGGLIGTTTGLSGVFLLSLLTPLPASVGITTTFSTMIISGSIGLIFGVLPAKRASKLDPIVALRSL
- the glnA gene encoding type I glutamate--ammonia ligase, which codes for MSKSPQDVLSQIKDEGIELIDLKFTDIHGKWQHLTLTSDMIEEESFTEGLAFDGSSIRGWKAINASDMSMVPDASTAWIDPFYKHKTLSMICSIQEPRSGEPYDRCPRALAQKALKYLDSTGIADNAFFGPEPEFFLFDDVRYDSKEGGCFYSVDTIEAPWNTGRIEEGGNLGYKIQYKEGYFPVAPNDTAQDIRSEMLLLMGELGIPTEKHHHEVAGAGQHELGMKFDSLINAADNVMTYKYVVRNVAKKYGKTATFMPKPVFNDNGTGMHVHQSLWKSGQPLFFGEGSYANLSQTARWYIGGILKHAPSFLAFTNPTTNSYKRLVPGFEAPVNLVYSEGNRSAAVRIPLTGPSPKAKRLEFRSGDALANPYLAFSVMMLAGIDGIKHQIDPGDGVDVDLFELPADELAKIDTVPSSLNDSLNALKADKDYLLAGGVFTEDFIDNFIDIKYEEVQQLRQRPHPHEFFMYYDA
- the lspA gene encoding signal peptidase II — encoded protein: MIINIKTKLYFVSLSIFIILIDQFTKYLMFYNKNLFINKDFLLFKLDFVKNYGAAFNIFSGSRVFLSLISIFFSILLIYLIFRKNTFNLFDLYSYSFILGGTIGNGIDRIYRGFVVDFINLNIINFPVFNIADISINIGFFILLYNIFKNNR
- a CDS encoding nucleoside deaminase — its product is MRYIFENGNSNQEPQKKTTNSKYTSWMNSILRRSKEIGKVELPICSIILDERGRCIGRGVNRRNINKDPLGHAEIMALRQASLIKNDWRFNECTIITNLEPCTMCSSAIIQARMGKVIFGAYDKKRGGLGGSIDLSKHESAHHKMEIIGGILEDECSQILQTWFKKLRTQK